The nucleotide sequence ATCCCACCCAATTTTCAGGCGCTTTGCTCTGGCTTGTAACCCTCCCAATATCGAATTACTGATATGAACAGGGAAATCTATCGGCAACTGGTCTCTGACATTCATGACAACGGTATCAACCGTCTCAGCATATTCAGTAAGAATTCTTGCCATCGAATCCTTATCAAATCCAGCGACCTTGGCTGTTTGAAAAAAGTGCCTTGGGAATATCTGCTCTATGTTGTACTTCCTACCTCTCGTCCCAGTTAGCCCCATTGCCAATTTGGCATCTCGGGGATGAAGCCCTCTGCCTCCGAATACAGGGTACATGGAAAGAATGTCATAAAAAGGCGTTAGCCGATAATGCCCATCAGCCTCAATAAACAGCGAAAAGTTTTTTGCATGGCCGTCTGTGGCGGCCAACAGCCAAAATAATACCTGGATCTTCATAAATTCATAACGGTCAGTCTCGGCTTTAACCGAACCCAAGAGGCAGGACATGATCTCGGGAATCCCAGGGCCACCATGACTCTCATACTTTTTCGCCGAAGGCACGCTCAAGGTTTGGCAGAAATCTTCCTGAGGCAGCCGCATTATCCAACTGTTGTCAGATGAGTACTTGCGATCAAATCGTTCTACCGCTAATGCTTTTATCTCTCCCACTTTCATTATTAAGCAGTGAGGAACAGACAGCCCAAACATCCTGGCAATCAACATGCACAGATATTCATTTTCCACACTTTCAGACATATCAATGGAATGTG is from Photorhabdus laumondii subsp. laumondii and encodes:
- a CDS encoding type II toxin-antitoxin system HipA family toxin; this translates as MAALDVYMNGYRVGVFTKANTGFHHFKYDESWLRLSGSRPISLSMPLRHQAYQGDEVYNFFDNLLPDNPEIRRRIVARHNAESTQPFDLLAKVGQDSVGALQLVPQGTSANDIKRIEYKPLSKVELEKVLTGYQAGAPLGMIEEEEDFRISIAGAQEKTALLNIDGNWCLPLNATPTTHIIKLPIGKIESHSHSIDMSESVENEYLCMLIARMFGLSVPHCLIMKVGEIKALAVERFDRKYSSDNSWIMRLPQEDFCQTLSVPSAKKYESHGGPGIPEIMSCLLGSVKAETDRYEFMKIQVLFWLLAATDGHAKNFSLFIEADGHYRLTPFYDILSMYPVFGGRGLHPRDAKLAMGLTGTRGRKYNIEQIFPRHFFQTAKVAGFDKDSMARILTEYAETVDTVVMNVRDQLPIDFPVHISNSILGGLQARAKRLKIGWD